The window GATgctcccgccgccaccgtgGGCGCCGTTAAACTGGCCGAAACCGTGTTGTGCCATTGTGTGTACTACTCGTACAGAGTTGGGTAAGGGATGCGGTAGAGGTAGGATGTGGTTCCGCGATTCTCGAGAGCCTTCGCAGACCTGGTATTTGTTGCTCACACCGCTTCTTTCGGGTGAGATTTCGACCCCAAGACGAAGCTGCGACGATTGAGAAGTATTCGGACaaggacgacctcgagggtGTAGTTCTGGGGAGTTGCGAGTTAGCGATGCGACCTACATGGTAGCAATGTTGCGCAGATCAGAGTTGCGCCGTAACGTGCAGCGCGCGCGACGATTCCCTTTCGTCGCACACACGAACTGGTGGTTGGTCTTGCGGATCTTCTCCACACTGTTACAGACAGCTCCGAGCGCCACCGAGGCAAGAGAGCGAAAATGCAGACAAGggaacgaggccgaggcaggACTGACTCACCGAgcgagagaggcagagaTAGAGGTTGTGTCAGAGAGAATGGACGAGACTATGCGGTGTTGGCTGACAGCAAACAGAACCGTTGTTACACGGCCATTCAATGCAGTGCAGTCAGGtgcgggggggaggggggtggcgTCCTAGGCAAGTAAGGCGGCCTTGGAGTCGGAGCGATGCGAGGGTGGAAGAGAGTTGAGGGAGAGGACGGCTCTGTCCGGCTGTCGCACAATATGTCCAAGGGTGGGTGATAGCTGTCTGGTGCTATTGGAACAAGGCAGATGAGAAAAGAATAATAGTGTTCGTCGGGTTTTGGAGCGAgatggaagagggagaggagtTGGCTCGTTTTGCTGCGACGGGATGGAAATGCGGTgtcggggagccgggggGTCGTAATGTGAGTAAGAGGAAGTGGAAGTGGTGGTGCGGTGCAAGAGGAGCAGCCCCGaggctgggctggactgggctggctggctggcgaaTAATTAGTTTGGTACTTCGTGTTTTACGGACAGACGTGTGTGGTGTCGAGTATTCGTTAAATGCACGATGCACAAGAGCTAAGGTAGCCCATGCGGGACACCAACGCcgagggagacgagggggatggaggggcgAGGGTGACCAAGGTACCTCGtatgggggggggagatggggaCTGGGGGTGGGAAAATGGGGTACACAGTTGCCTGCGGaggtggaagagagaggaagagctTGTGGGCTGCTAGAACGTAGAATGTACCTTTGGGGGAAGAATAGGTGGACAGTGACAAACGCCTTCCGTCCAGTGTAACTTGACGAGTACGTAGATTGAAAACGAGAGGGGGGTTGTTCTCTGCTATGCTGCAAGGGAGTAAAAGGGTTAGGACTAGCACATCGTCCGGATACTATCTCTAGAATGTGGAATGAGAGGGCAAGCCTGTGTGGGCGATGCAGGTTCCAGGCTTAGAAACAAGGGGCCATGAAGGGGTTTGGAGTGGAGGGCTTGCTAGGATGCAACAAGACGACTTGGGGTCCAGGACTTTAACGTATTGTCGGGTGTGCTTAGGGCATGACAAGTCTCCGGGCTGGGGTGGATGAGGGCATGGGCCAGAAGAAGAgcggagaggagagggatgAAGCGACGCGACGCAAAAACCAAAGAAGCTGACTTACGGATTTGAGAGGATGAGTGGTGGGTAATGATGTAGGTGCACGGCGGCTGTTGTTCCTTTTGAGTTGTGACGAGAATGCTTTGGCTTGGCCTGCGTCTGACGCTTGACGTTGCGCAGAAAGTGAAAAccggcggtggtggacgagaaggagaaagaggaggaggagggcaacTCTTCCTGGTGtcggtgggaggagggggcctATGAGGGGTCTAAGGCGGCGGTGTGTGTGGTCTTGATACTGCTATTGCTACTGTGCTTTTTCGACTGCCGCTTCCTCTCTGACAAGCTACCAAGAGGCAGGATAATAGACTGAGGCAAAGGTGGTAAGAGGCGGCGGGCAAGAGAGAGAACAGCAGTATGTGGTTATGAGAAGTGTGCGAGACGGATAGGGCGGAGTACTTGTCGCCGGTTCGGACGGGTCGGGGACTAACAGTCGTTCGACTCAGTTGCTGTCGACCTTCGGGGCTCTAGTACCTCGATTTTCTGGACTTGCTGACGTCAAGGAATGTACTCGGGACTTGGGGACGAGACAGTGTAGCGTTATGTGATGCGCGGACACCAAAGCGGAACGTGCAACCAAGTTGGGCTGACGGCTTTCTTTTGCACCAGTCAGATATCAGATGCGTCGCGCAAGTGGTAGAAgcaagggaaaagaaggggggggggggggggggggggggttggtgtgagagggaaaagagcCAGGCCGCTATGTCCGTACAAGAACTGGTGGCGGAAGAGGCGGTTGCGTAAGACTGAGCCGCGGGAGGCAGGAAGAGAGTAATGGGGAGTTAGTAATCCACTAACCTTAATGGCGATGTGTTTGCTTCTGGAGCAAGGGTTGAACACTCTGAGCGTAGCAGTTCGAAACTTCCCGAGCGTGTGGTACAATGGAAGGAGCGCCGCCTGTTGGGGCAGTGGAGCTTTGGAGACGAAAGGGTTCCTCCGCGGGAAATGCGGTCTGGGTAAGTGTTGATGAGAGAAACTGGAGATGGATGGTGGCTAGGCTAAGATCGGGGTCGGAAGCCGGCTCAGATTTGCAGTGCGCCGCGATCCCTGCCGATCGTTCTTTGTTTGTGCGACTTTCCACGATTGTCTCTGGGGCTGCTGTCACTGCGGGCGCACTCGAGGGTTAGAGGGGAGAGCAGCGTGCAGGGGATCTCTCAGCTCGGGTAGGTGAAAATAAACAGGAAGGAAGAGATGATAAGGGGATGTAAAAAAGAAAGCGACGTATGGCAATGAGGTGGCCGTCGGGGGAGGTTGCGCCGTTAATGTCCAGCGGCTGCGAGTCGAGCAAGGCAAGCGCCAAATTGAGTTTCGGCCTGCCGATGGCTGGAGCAAAGCACCCGGTGGAAAGGTaaataggtaggtaggtagataggtgGGCAGGTACCTAGTTGGCCAACGGAGGAAGGGGACGTGGAGTGAGTCACCAACGAGGGATTTGCCTGTTCTGTCTCGCAGATGTTGCTGTGGTCCGGACGACCTGGGCAATGGAGATAGTCGCGGAGCAGGCAGACAACTTGGGTTGCTGAAATGGCCGGAGTGGCAGTACCAAGAGGCGGATCGAGAGCAGGGCGGGGGTTTCGGAGCTGGCGGGCTTGGGTCTTTTTGGACAGCTTGCGCAAGCTGTGTGCAAGATTTGTTTGGGCTGGAAAATCACAGCCACAATTGTTTGCTGCTGATACAGATGCAAGCGCGTTGTTCCCGGCTATGTGCCTTCCCTTCGGCCTGGTCTTGCAATTCTAACCCAGCGTCTGGGTTGCAGTTGGCGACGGTGGAATCCGGGGGTGCGTTTCTCTTCTATGTAGTCTTGGCGAGCTGTGCGTCGGGGAGTCCAAGTACACGTGGATTTCTGATGCATCGGATCAGGAAGTAGGTAGTAATAGTTGTCGGGACGTTGTTGTTTCTATTATGTCATTTCATGTTAGATTCTTGTCCTTATTGTTATTTTTCTTCGTCCCCTTAGATGGTCTCCCGACTCCAAAGGGCCACATGCACAtacctcttcttcaacaGTCGCTTCCAAATCAGCATGGACTCGTTCTGTTGTTTTTGGTTTCGCTTCTGTCCTTCTATCTTCacttttcttctcttttcccaTTCCATAGGAGAGGGAAACACGCTAGCATTTATACAAAGGAAGGCCGCGTTCTACCAATAAACACCACATCATCTGGTCGAGGCTTGTCACTTCACCTGCGTCTCCTGACTCGTCCCATATTCTGGGGGTGGCACCCCCGGCTTGCACCTCGCCGGAGCGTTTTGGCAACCTCTGGTCCGCCTTTTCGCTCGAGTCGGGACCTGGTGGAGGGTTGGTGGAGCAAAGGAGGGAGGGCACCGGCCGGACCCCGTGATGCCTCCAGTCAGCTAACTAAGACACCAACCCACCTCTTGGacccgcgccggccgcgacgacTCACGACGCGCATCGGGACCTGCTTAAGGATCGGCCAGAACATGATGGTCATGCACTTCGGAGTGTCTGGCATGCCCTCAACAGTGAACATCACGAACTGCTTTGTCCTGGGCTGCTCCATGACTCCTAGACGTGGGAGGCCAGGAACCCGGGGCCAGAGTCGCCTTAAAATGCCCTTGGCTCGAGGTATGGGATTCTGTCTCAAGCCCATTATCGCCTTGTCTGAAACCCAGTTTTCTCTGCTGCGAGAACACCTTACCCATGGCATACACGCCGAACCAAGATTCTGGTTGGACGACAGGGAAGCGCCATCGCCTTCTGAGGCCTACACAATCGCTGTCATCTTTCTCATTCCTACAAGGGAAAGTTCTGCCAGTATCTGCCCAGATAGTTGGTTTGCTGGCGGCTGGCATGGAAGGGAGAGCCCGTATCCGAATCCTGAGACTTTTAACGTCGTCGAGACAGCCGCCTACTTCCGGACCGAGCGCTACACACTTCACCGTCTTGACTCGTTTTGTTACCTTGGGCCTTCTTCCTTCCCGACGTCCCTCCAGTTTCGACCACAATGGGACTGACCGCTTTGTTTGCCCTGGCACACACCCACTCACACATTTTTGTCAGGCAATCAAGGAAGTGCCGTCGCGGTGCTGTGATGCGATGCAAGACGCCATCGAGGCTGCCCAGCACCGCGTGTTCCCTGTATTACAAATCCGACAAACCCCTCAGGCAGGGTCTATCTCCTGGGAGTGTATTTTGAAACGAAGGGCTTTTGCAGCAGTCCGCTCTTACCTCTTCGACCTCCAACGCCCTTGGCGAAGAGGTGACCATCGGTACCACAACTAAATGCCGGGCGCCCTCACCTTCGTGATATGGCCTTGACCCTCCCCTTCATGCACGGCTACCAGCAGCAGGTCTCAAAGCTGCAGCTGTACTGTACCCATCGACTGGATAACAACCGCAACCCATCACAACCTACCCGTGAATGTACAAGTCTTCCAAGGGTTGCATACCTAGTAACGAGGGAACGGGGGGCCTTCCAATCATGTGTTGCCGATTAGGCGATAAGAGTGGCCTGCAGACCCATCCGACGCACAAGAGAGAAGGTAAACCAAAGCAAGCCATCAAGTCAGGTTGGATGGCTAGTAGAACAGGGTGGGGTCCAAGGGGTTGTGACTTGACAGTACTTGTTGGTTGGTTGATCAATTCTTGCAGAGCCTACCACAAAGGTAGGTAGAGGAGTACGTATCCCCCCTTGGCGTGCAAGGTGGGGGATGATAGCCACCATTGATTGGCTAGGCCTGACTGCGCTTGGTCTGCCTCGCTCTGAGAGACTGAGACATCATCAAGCTTGCGCTGCCTTGCCTCGCCTTCCATCCATCTCAACCTCCGTTCCATtccatcaacaccatcctTCCTAACGAGCCAGCCCTTCCGAATTTGTGCAGCAGCCGCCTCAGCacacccctcctcctcctatACCTCCATATTGCTTAATCTACCAGATTTCTTCTCCGCCTTCGCCTCCGCAttcaccctcctcgtcgacgacaaaCTTACGTTGCAATTACGTGGTGCGGTACGCGCGGATACTAGGCTACCATCCAAACGACCGACAGCATACGACGCATCCCAGCTCAAACAGGTGGCCACTGGATAGCCCACCCTCTTTGCGCATTCTCGTCGTACGTGCTTTCCGACCCTCCCTCTTATCATGCTCACGACCACGGTCCTGTATATCAACCAAGCTGATCGTCTTGGCTGTGGAGAAGCAGCTCAGATCCGTTTCCTGGACGCTCGTCTACAACGCTACACCggtttcttcttcctgcgCCCTCCTAGCAACTAGCGACAGATATCACCCTGGTCTAGTCCTTGGGCCAATCACGTTGTTGTCGCAAACCGATCGCGAGCGAAGCTGCCCCTCCCGATATTGTTAAGGTCTGTCACTTGACCACATACCCGTCGATACGAAGGAAACGTTCCTGTTTCTTGCGCTCACCTTCGTTGTCTACCGAGACTCTTGGAGAAAACAGTCGCTGCGTATAACTGCGTCATCTCTACATCTCGCGATTTTTTGGCGTTCATCGACACCATGGCGTCCACCTCCTTCAGAGACTCGATGAACTCCCTGGGCTGGTCGCGGCGGGACCAGGATGTGCCCGTCAACACAGCGCAGCAGAGCGGCCTCATGTCATCCATCAAGTCCCTCAACCCATTCCAGAACAATAGTTATATCCAGCTCCCGACGaccgagggcgccggcgcgcctCTACCTGCTGCCAACcggagggaagaggaggaaggctTCGCCACCCGTGAGTCATCTTGCCTTCGTCCACCTCGCAAcccagcagctcgaggaTAGTCGGCCCCAGCCCCAGGGCTTCCGGGTCCCCTGCAGCAGCTATGATCTCTAGTCTGGTCACCATGTCTTGGTTTGCCATGTGAGCAGGCGGGCTTGcacggtggtggtgtcgtgctcgcttcttctcctccgcaACAGCCCCGCTGACGTAGTGTTTGCTGTTCTAGTGAGTCGATGGGATCGTTTGCTCATCTTCGGTGCCTGCAACCTGGGCGCCCTTGCCTGCTTCGTCCTCTGCTTCGCCTTCCTCCCGGTATTGTCAGTGCGGCCGCGCAAGTTTGTTATTCTGTGAGTGCCCGTATGGTTCCTTCTTAACTGTAACTCGTTGCCTGGCGTtaccccccctctcctcccctccccaacCCATAGGCCTCTCAGCCTGGCTAGTTGCCGGCACGGCAGATCGCCGGAACAAAGCTTGGATCAGGCAACGAGGCGCCTTATCGCAGAGCTCTGCCCCCCTACTCCTAGCCGCTTCTCATGCCAGATGATCTTGCATGGCAGGCTAGCTTGGATACCTCGTCCGGTGACAGGGCGACGTGATTAGCCGATCCACTAGAAGTCAGGTTTCGTCCCGTCCTGATGGCGGTTCCTCGAAATGCCCATTAGTCGCTGATATGATTActctttttttatttttttagATGGACGCTTGGTTCCCTGCTTTTCCTGGCATCTTTTGCAGCTGTAATGGGCCCGATGGCTTACGCGAGGCACCTCATCTCCGGTACACGTTTGCCCTTTACTGCGGCCTACTTTGGATCGCTCGCGCTATCCATGTACTTTTCGCTCGGTGTAAGTTGGAATGCAGCCGCAAACATGCTGGCAGAACCCTGGTTGACATTCCGCGTCACAGCTTCGCAGCACTATTCTCACCTTGGTTTCGGCtctcgtccagctcgctTGCCTCGTGTGGTACCTTGTTAGCTACTTTCCCATGGGCTCAAGTGGTTTACGGTTGGCTACCACATTCGGAGCCAGAAGGGCCGCCGCCTGGATGACCGGGTAAGGGTGTAAGACATATGTACATTATATATCAccagagagagaaaacacGGCGGGCCAACAGCGGCCAGTCAACATAAAAGTGAGGCGGAGAGGGCAAAACATGTATCATCAGTTTTTGGCGTTGCTTCTCGTGGTTGCACCTAATCAATCAGAAGAGCGGTTGACGAGGAGAAAGTAGTGATAAAGAGAAAgtgaaaagaaaaagaaaaggcgGCACCTTTCCTTTCGATTTCGTTATTAGGTGTGTCCTGTCTGCAATCACCGTCTTTTTTCCCCCATACGTTCTCTCCTGGAGATATAGCTCGGAGGCCTATTATGCGCCGGAGAGAAAAAACGGTGTGGCAAGatcaagaagaaaaaaggatGTACTTTGTTTGCCTTTTTTGCTAAATACTTGGGGAGAGTGAATATAAAGCTGAGGTTCAGGAGCCTTCCGTCCTGGCCACCTCTTGTGAACCTCTCTTAGGAACGCAGCACCAGGGGCCCCATCTGTCGTTCAATGGCATGGCCATACATACATAGTAGGAGTGCAGGCGACTAAGCAAATCCACAAGTTCTTGACCCAAAAAACATTAACGCCAACCATTCCATATTTATTCattttttttgttttgtttgtGTAGCTCGTGCCCGTACAAACCCACCACCAACGTATCTTGTTCTACATGGTGATGCGCTCTGCTTTCATTCTTGTTCTCGTGTGCGCCGAAGAACCAGAGTAGCGAGAAGTCTAGTAAAAACATGAACCACCACCTCCAAAACCTCATCTTGTGACCGCTCAAATGCATTTCATGCCCATCCCCATCCTATCCCTATTTGATTCCct is drawn from Colletotrichum destructivum chromosome 6, complete sequence and contains these coding sequences:
- a CDS encoding Putative vesicle transport protein, Got1/SFT2; protein product: MASTSFRDSMNSLGWSRRDQDVPVNTAQQSGLMSSIKSLNPFQNNSYIQLPTTEGAGAPLPAANRREEEEGFATLSRWDRLLIFGACNLGALACFVLCFAFLPVLSVRPRKFVILWTLGSLLFLASFAAVMGPMAYARHLISGTRLPFTAAYFGSLALSMYFSLGLRSTILTLVSALVQLACLVWYLVSYFPMGSSGLRLATTFGARRAAAWMTG